The window AAGTGGCCCGAGGCGTGGCTGCCCGTCTGGCTGTGGGGCGCCGGCGTTTGCACGGCGATTTCCGGGCTGGTTTATGTGTGGGAGGGCATCCGGCAATTGAGCGTCAGCCCGATCAGCGCCGCTTCCCCCAATCAATCCCCGAGCCGCATTTCGCACGACCCGCCCTCCTGAAAGTGTACTTATGGATCTCTGTTCTCGGGAGCAGATGCTCAGTCCAGGTCCGTCTGTGTCGTGACAAGCCCGCAACGCTGTCCTACACTGTCGCCATGAGAAGCCCGTTTCCCGGAATGGACCCGTACCTGGAAACCCGCTGGGGTGACGTGCATCAAAGCCTGATCACGTATGCCCGGGATGCACTGCAATCCCAGCTTCCACCCGACCTTCGCGCGCGCGTCGAAGAACGCGTCTTCGTCGAGACCCAGGTGGAGCCAATCCGCCGAATCGTTCCCGACCTGCACGTCGCTCAATACCCTCCGAGGCACCCTGCTTCCTCAGTGCTCCATGACAGCGGGGTGGCCGTTGCTGAACCGTTGCTTTTCCTCCTCGAAGACGAAGCGGTCACCGAAGGTTACATCGAAATCCGCGAGCGTGGCGGCGGCAAAGTGATCACGGTCATTGAACTTCTCAGCCCGGCCAAGAAGGCCGGTGGCGAAGGGCAAAAACTCTATTTGCAGAAACAGATTGCAGATTTGGTGGCGGTCCGTTCCTCAATCCTGTCGGTCTGGCGTCAGCGTCCGGAGTCGGTCGCTTGATAAACCGCGCGCCCGTCAAAGAGGGTCAGGACCACA of the Verrucomicrobiota bacterium genome contains:
- a CDS encoding DUF4058 family protein codes for the protein MRSPFPGMDPYLETRWGDVHQSLITYARDALQSQLPPDLRARVEERVFVETQVEPIRRIVPDLHVAQYPPRHPASSVLHDSGVAVAEPLLFLLEDEAVTEGYIEIRERGGGKVITVIELLSPAKKAGGEGQKLYLQKQIADLVAVRSSILSVWRQRPESVA